One stretch of Anguilla anguilla isolate fAngAng1 chromosome 5, fAngAng1.pri, whole genome shotgun sequence DNA includes these proteins:
- the LOC118228172 gene encoding golgin subfamily A member 6-like protein 1: MLEKVVQVLQEQGLLMTGESLEDLRGLREELRSERQRMQQERNCTERLRRAERQQWEEEKSSWQREMREFRQQWEEEKASWQRECMRVLESMEHERRAYRRELAQQQRNLEVWRQWEECQLREQVERFQQSEMWRREHEEEQCRAEMYELHQRWEEQHHRIQASMFELHEEWRNFEELNHREREDVLELFEGLRREWVTWAEQRMQERNILEEERETREHYRRKEREEWRKQREFMEFAYERMELQHEMEIERLEVEIRELRSLILHITEVKTERESTEETYDPVTQATGETTAVLIEEGISEREMENERNLVTVGIESSERESKKEEKESQKHKKKKSFWSLFRCRKRVTTKKECKEETVGQSALNLRKVGKLTSHILAGESSRETEKKTEGEANVSKTESKNKNRTRRQKVSGLPGVGKNKMEDIRKGPRWCCSRITSGWRLQQARLGPKQHTVTDSRTDLYRPLRVTWW; encoded by the exons ATGCTGGAGAAAGTTGTGCAggttctccaggaacagggcctCCTGATGACCGGGGAGAGCCTGGAGGATCTAAGAGGACTGAGGGAAGAGCTAAGGAGTGAAAGGCAGCGCATGCAGCAGGAGAGGAACTGCACGGAGCGGCTGAGGcgtgcagagagacagcagtgggAAGAGGAGAAGTCCTCCTGGCAGAGGGAGATGAGAGAGTTCAGGCAGCAGTGGGAAGAGGAGAAGGCCTCCTGGCAGAGGGAGTGCATGCGAGTGCTGGAGAGCATGGAGCATGAGAGGAGGGCATACAGGAGGGAGCTGGCACAGCAACAACGAAACCTGGAAGTGTGGAGGCAGTGGGAGGAGTGCCAATTAAGAGAACAGGTAGAGCGGTTTCAGCAGTCTGAAATGTGGAGGAGAGAGCATGAGGAGGAACAGTGCAGAGCAGAGATGTATGAATTGCATCAGCGGTGGGAAGAGCAGCACCACAGAATACAGGCCTCAATGTTTGAGCTGCATGAAGAGTGGAGGAACTTTGAGGAGCTGAACCACAGAGAACGGGAGGACGTGTTAGAGCTCTTTGAAGGGCTGAGGAGAGAATGGGTCACCTGGGCAGAACAGAGAATGCAGGAGAGAAACATTCTGGAGGAGGAACGAGAAACCAGGGAACATTAccggaggaaagagagggaggagtggagGAAGCAGAGGGAATTCATGGAGTTTGCATATGAGCGCATGGAACTCCAACATGAGATGGAAATAGAAAGGTTGGAAGTGGAGATAAGGGAACTGAGATCACTTATCTTACACATAACTGAGGtgaaaactgagagagagagcactgaggaGACGTACGATCCGGTCACCCAGGCCACGGGAGAGACAACTGCGGTTCTGATAGAGGAGGGGatcagtgagagagaaatggagaacgAGCGGAACCTCGTCACAGTGGGGATAGAAagcagtgagagggagagcaagaaagaggagaaagaaagccagaaacacaagaagaaaaagagtTTTTGGTCACTGTTCCGCTGTAGAAAGCGAgtcaccacaaaaaaagagtGCAAAGAGGAGACAGTTGGACAAAGTGCTCTGAACTTGAGGAAAGTGGGAAAATTGACAAGTCACATACTAGCTGGGGAGAGCAGCAGGGAGACTGAGaagaagacagagggagaggccaATGTCAGTAAGACTGAgagcaagaacaaaaacagaacaagaagACAAAAGGTTTCTGGTCTGCCTGGCGTGGGAAAAAATAAGATGGAAGATATAAGAAAAG GGCCCAGATGGTGCTGCAGCAGAATCACCTCTGGCTGGAGGCTACAGCAGGCCAGGCTTGGACCGAAACAACACACGGTGACGGATTCCAGGACCGACCTGTACAGGCCCCTCAGAGTCACGTGGTGGTGA